Part of the Ignatzschineria larvae DSM 13226 genome, TTCCAATCGCAATACTCCCATTACTTCTAGCAAAAGACTCAGCTCCTATAGCAATTGCATTTGGGCCATATAGCATACCTGGAGTGTCCTCTCCCGATCTTGCTTGATAGCCTAGGGCAATACCTCGATCTGCTGCTGTAGTGGCGCCATTCCCTATTGCTACCGCAGACTCTCCATTAACAGATGCGGATGACCCTAATGCTATAGCAAACTTATGATTTGCTGTTGCAGAGGCTCCAATTGCTATACTCTTTAAATGATGGGTTTCTTTACCAAGCCCTTTATTTGAACTTACTTTCGCTCCGTCACCAATAGCAATTGAACTGTCAAAATAGGCTTGGGCACCTTTGCCTATAGCAATCGATGCTCTTCCATACGTAACATTATCGGAAGTTATTCCTGATTGAGCTTTATACCCTAGTGCAAGACCATCAGCTGTTGTAGCCTTAGCCTCCTGCCCAATCGCTATAGCTCTGCCATGCTGAGATATTGCATTATACCCTATTGCCATAGCCCCAACGATTGTATTAGGATAAAGCTCTGTATCAGAACTATTAGTTATACTTGAAAAGTCTATTGTAGCCCCCTCTCCTATAGTGAAAGCATTATTTTTAGGCAATAACGATCCAATATTTTGGGAATTAGTATCATCAATTAATCTCCCACTTTTCAATAAAATGCTAGGCTGAGAATTAGCTAATCTAATTTTCTTAATTTGTTTTTCATCTTCCTCTTCTAAAGCATACTCTTCTTCAGTACTTTTATGCACAATTTCATTGATAGAGTTTTGTGGAAGCATCACGATAGAGTCTAATGCTATCCCCTTATCGCTGATATTATCAGCTTCCAGAGAAGTTTCTTGAGCAAGTGCAGGCCCCCCAAAGAGAGAAATTAATGTAAATGCCACAATAGTTGCATTGCCAACACTCGATGTCGCTCGTTTTTGAGCCACCAACTCAGATGTAACAACATAATCCTTTTTAAGATAACTCCATACAACACTATATATTCTATTCATAACGTCTTTTTCACCAATACATTCATTTTAAAGAATATTATTTTACTTATTTATTCTTTTTTTTACAAAAAAAATAGAGATGTTTTAGGAGGAAAACTTCAACTTACTGCTCTATCAATACTTTCAATTAATTTAATAGAGTTTTTTCGAAACAAAAATAAAAAATATAAACAAAAAATACCAGAAATAGTTTGTTTATTTGAAGCCTAAAAGTAAAAAAAGGAAAGGAATGTAAATAGATATGACTTTTTTGATATTTTGATAGATTCACTCGATATTTGAACAAATATACAACAATAAAAAACCTAGGAATATTTCCTAGGCTCTATGTTGTCGTTTGATTTTATCTTTAATTGATATTTGTAGCTAGAGTACCTTTACCACACTTAACGCCGCCTCATAATCAGGCTCAGTCGTCACTTCTTTGACATATTCCACATAGCGGATTACGTCATCTTGATCGATCACCACAACACCACGCGCTAAGAGTGCGAGATTCTCAATCTCAAAGCCATACTCGATTCCAAAATCGTGGGTTTGGTAGTCTGAGAGAAGTTGATTGTGTGTAAGATTATTTTCTGTCGCAAAGCGTTTTTGCGCAAAAGGAAGATCTACTGAAATTGTGATCATCGCCACATTCTCTAACTTCGCCACTTCTTCTTCAAAGCGCTTTGTTTGGATTGAGCAAACACCCGTGTCGATAGAGGGAACAACAGAGATCAATTTCACTTTACCGGCAAAATTAGCCAATGTAACGGGGTTTAAACCATTATCCACTACGGTAAATTGCGGTGCTTTCTCCCCTACAACCGCTTCTGTTCCTAATAATGTAATAGGATTGCCACCCATTGTAATACCTGTTCTATTTGACATATTGAAGCTCCTTAATAAATGATGGAAATTACAAAATAAAATTGTGAAAATGGAAGGCGGATAATGCACTTCCTTGAGCACTCCCTTTAGCTATGATAACACCGCTTGAATGTACAAGTCTGATCTTCTTCATCCTATTCTGCTATCTTGATCATTATTGCATCAGGCTGATCCTACATCGGCACTTAATTGGGGAAAGTAAACAGAATAATTACTGATAATTAAGCGCTAAATCACCATCTTGAATCCGCCTCATTTTTCTCAACAAATAAGCGATACACCAAGCGAATAATGCAGGCAATACAATATGGCAAAGCAGTACCGCAAAACCAACAGACCAAGAAAAACCCATCGTCTCAAATGCCATAAATTGCCCCACAAAACCACTCGTTCCCATTCCAGCGCCTGCGGGATTATTTTTCATCTCAAAAAGCAGAATACCGATAGGAGCGACAATCATACCGGCCAATGTAGGAGGCAGTAAGATCCAAGGATTTTTGATGATATTTGCGATCTGGAGCATTGAAGTGCCAATCGCTTGGGCAATAACAGCCCCAAAACTATTATCACGATAACTTATCGTGGCAAATCCAATCATCTGCGCACTACAACCAATCACCGCAGCGCCGGCAGCATAGCCCTCTAAGCCGAGCATAAAAGCAAGTGCCGCACTTGAGATCGGCGCAGTCAAAGCTAGCCCCATCAGAAGCGCTACAATAATACTCATACTGAAAGGCTCTTGGGTGGTTGCCCAATTAATCAACTGCCCTAAACGCTGCATGAGATGGCTGACCGGAATCCCCACTAAATGCGCTAAACCATAACCTACAAGCAGCATGATCAAGGGTATTAAAATAATATCGAGCTTGGTCACTTGATAGCATAATTTACTGATCTCTACGCTTAAAAGTACCGCGACATACGCGCCGGCAGGACCCCCTAATTGATTACCAATCGCCCCGACAAATAGTGCCGAGAAGAGAATCAGTGGCGGTGCTTGCAAACTACTAGCAATCGCAACCCCAATCGCACCACCGACAATTTTACTATCCATCGCAAATTGACCAATATCGCTCAAAGTCGTGATACCGAGCTTGTCGCCGATCGTTTTTAAGATCAAGCCGATCAATAACGATGAGAATAAGCCAAGTGCCATATAGCTCAATGCTTGAATAAAGTAGATTCGAGGCGAGAGGGAGATACCTTTCTTCGTTAAGTAAATCCTTATATCTTGAGCAAAACTTCCCTTCTCTTTTAAAGAATTCTGACTTGATGTGATGACTGATTTATCTTTCCCCATCTCTCTATCTCCTCCTAATCAATGACATAATCATAAGCAACCCCTAATTAGATGCTATATATGACCATATATAGCACATGGATCTAGTGATAATAATCGTGTCTTTAGCAGTACAAAAAATTATCACAACTATTTTCAATAAAAAAACAAGATATGCTATACACTCATTTACATTTTTTTTGCTATTACTAAAAAGTCACACAGATAAATCATAACAATAAAAAACCAAAGGAGTGAATGATCATGTCGTTATTGCCGGGAATGCAGACGATTGCTGAAGAGATGACCAAAATTCGTCATTATCTGCATCAACATCCAGAACTAGGATTTGAAGAAGTCGAAACAAGTAACCTTGTAGCCGAGAAGTTAACTGCTTGGGGCTATAAAGTGACTAGAGGATTCGGTAAAACAGGGATGGTTGCTCAGCTCTCAACAGGCGATGGTCCGACTATTGGTTTACGTGCGGATATGGATGCGCTCCCGATTACCGAAGAGAATAACTTTGCTCATAAAAGTCAAAATCCTGGCAAAATGCATGCTTGTGGTCATGATGGACATACTTCAACCTTATTGGCTGCGGCACAATATCTTGCAGAGAATCCCCATTTTCAAGGTACGGTAAATCTCTATATCCAACCTGCTGAAGAGGGGCTTGGCGGTGCTAAAGCGATGATTGCTGATGGTGCGCTACAGCAATTTCCATGTGATGCAATGTTTGGTTTTCATAATATGC contains:
- the tpx gene encoding thiol peroxidase; the protein is MSNRTGITMGGNPITLLGTEAVVGEKAPQFTVVDNGLNPVTLANFAGKVKLISVVPSIDTGVCSIQTKRFEEEVAKLENVAMITISVDLPFAQKRFATENNLTHNQLLSDYQTHDFGIEYGFEIENLALLARGVVVIDQDDVIRYVEYVKEVTTEPDYEAALSVVKVL
- a CDS encoding PTS transporter subunit IIC, with the protein product MGKDKSVITSSQNSLKEKGSFAQDIRIYLTKKGISLSPRIYFIQALSYMALGLFSSLLIGLILKTIGDKLGITTLSDIGQFAMDSKIVGGAIGVAIASSLQAPPLILFSALFVGAIGNQLGGPAGAYVAVLLSVEISKLCYQVTKLDIILIPLIMLLVGYGLAHLVGIPVSHLMQRLGQLINWATTQEPFSMSIIVALLMGLALTAPISSAALAFMLGLEGYAAGAAVIGCSAQMIGFATISYRDNSFGAVIAQAIGTSMLQIANIIKNPWILLPPTLAGMIVAPIGILLFEMKNNPAGAGMGTSGFVGQFMAFETMGFSWSVGFAVLLCHIVLPALFAWCIAYLLRKMRRIQDGDLALNYQ